gctgCGCCTTATCGTTGCCGACGCATAGCGGTCACCGCATAGATTTCAAtacaaccacacacacacacacaccataCGCAGCGTCTCTCATCTCTCCATCCTTTACAGCGCGCCATCAGCTCACCATGGATGAATTTGCAGAGTGGGGCGAGGGCACGACTGGTGTCGTTGCAGCAGACAGCACCTACACCGAGGGGCTCGACCTCGATGAGTTTCGTGAGCAGCTGTGGCAGCGCAATCAGCGCGATGCCGTTGTGTGCCTTGTTGACTGCAACGAGGGCATGTTCGGAGTGCTGCCAGCTGGCGAGTCGGCGAAGACGACTCAGACTGGTAAGAACGGGGAGGGTGCACCGGCGCACACTCGTGGTGTCACGAAACTCGCACTGCTCACCATTGGTCAGGGGGCAGCTATGAGTAGTGGTGCTGCGGGGGGCTCGAAGGCCGCCGTCGGGtcctccccttctttctTCTCCATGACGATGCAGTGCATCCTCGCGCTGCTAAAAGAGAAGATGATGTGCGGCAGCAAGGACGTCGTGGCGATTGTGTTGTACAACACACGAACGTCAGCCCCCTCGACGGGCTTCCGCGGGGTCTACGTGATGCAGGAGGCCACTCGCATCGGCACGGAATGCATGCAGAaagtggagcagctggaggcagCTGGCGCTCCCGGATCCGTCGCGTACGAGGAGTTTGAGGCGCGCATCGGTCACTGGCCCACTGCATCGACATCCCCCGCTCTCGCCGCGGCGTCTTCGGCTAGCGGTCGCGCAGAGCCGAAGGCTGCTCTTCCGGCAGCTTTGGCCGCCTTTCCCGCATTCAAGTTCAGCGAAGCACTCTGGGAGGCTCAGCGCATCTTGCTGAGCCTCCGCAGCGTGCAGGCTATTCGCCATCGGCGGCTCTTCGTCTTCACAAACCGCGACGACCcgagcggcggtgacgcacATGAGTGGAACctgtgccgcagccgcgcatgCGACCTAGGCAAGGAAGGCGTCGTACTTGAAGTTTTCGGCTTCGGCAAcgccggcagtggtggcggtcCACACACAAGCGGTATCTCCAAAGTCGCAGGCACGGTGGCGAACACCAGTCGAGGCGAGCTGCCGATCTCCCTCACCGCGCCAGTAGGCGCAGACGGTACCGGCAGCTGCAGTAGCGGCAGCTCTGCAAGTCCGCTCTTTGCCGTTTCGAACCAGCGTGGTCAGTCGCTTGaccctgccgctgccactacGGACACCACTATCGGCCAGAGCGGATCAGGTCAGTCAGACTCGCCGTCTCCGGCCGCAACGGGCTTTGTGCAAGACTTCTTCTGGGGTCCATTGCTGCGAGAGATGCAGatggcagctgcgcgatTTCGTGccagtggcgacggcgacgattTGGTGGCGCTGGCTGAGGCCCGCGGTGAGGCCTTCGtgagcggcggtgagggTGCGATCTACATGAATagtggcgctggagcgctgcagcagctgctcgtcTCTGTCGTGCGTCGCGCACATCCGCAGCGGCCCTTTCGGCACTGCCTGCTCCGCATCGGTGGTCTCTCTGGAACGAGCACTGCGCTGTctgcgacgacagcggcagcgacagcgagagatgaagaggaggcgttgcgagttgctgccgtgccgcggATGGCTGTGAGTCTGTACGTTCCTCTCATGCGCGCTCGCCTTCCGCAGCGAGAGTGGCTGGATGGGCGCACGAACCgcatgctgcgccgcgtcgttCACCTCAATGCACGTACCACCGCAGCTGGTCgggacagcgacgacgccggtgcGGGGAACAAAGAAGgggacagcggcagccccacaaaacagctgcagcgcctccgcaaCGAGAAGAATTGCACGAGCGAGTCGATGGTGAGGCAGGAAGACGTGGATCCCGACGATCTTTGCTACTACGCACCCGTTGGAAAGGAGCGCGTCTACTTTACCAGCGAGGAGCGCAAGCGAatggtggaggtggcggcaaCCGGGACGGAGCCTGGCTTCACGGTGTTGCTATTCAAGGATCTTGTTGACGCTGTGAAGCGGGAGCATGTGGTGCGACGAAGCTCTTTCCTTCATtcgtgcgtgcagcgcggcggtgctcacTCGCATCGCCTGTTTGTCCTTTTCGTGCGTCGGCTGCGTGCAAAGCAGAAGGTTGCGATTGCACAATATTGCAGCTCAAccaccacagcgccgcgTCTTGTGGCTCTGGTGCCATCGCCAGACCTCACAGCGCATCCGGAGAAGCGCGATCAGGTGCCGGTGGATGGGATGGGGCTCTACGTGGTGCCTCTTCCCTacgccgaggagctgcgcgccgtgccggagctgcgcacgtgcacgcgcgtcaGCAAACACGCCACCCCTGTACTGGCGGACAGCTCCGTTGATCCAACGCACCTCGAACTTGCAAAGCAGGTTGTGAGTGCACTGACGGTGTCCTACCAAGTAGACGCGGTGCTCAATCCCGCGCTCCAGCGGCAGTACCGCAAACTGCAAGAGCTCGCCCGACAGTTCTTCCCGCTGGCAGACAATCCCTTGCACCCAGCCGGCGGGACTGCTTTGGCGAAGGCGGGGGAGGAAGGCCCTTCTACGGATGGCGCAGAGAAGACGCCGCAGGAGCTGGACAACACCCTCCCCGACTACGAGGGCATGCAACGCTTCGCAGCGCTCTTCCAGAGCTTCAACAAAGAGGTGCTGGGAAAGGACTACAACGCTTTCCTGTACTgcccgcagccgcgcgtGGCAGGCtcggcgacgcgccgcccgcgcgacagcgcagcgggtgcgggAGCCATGGAGGCAGCAGGGCCGACGGCAGCCTCCGCCGAAGAGGACGCCTGCAATGTGTCCATCGAGGAGCTGattcgccgcgctgccgctgagaaTGCGTGGGATGGCTTGATCATACCTCAACTCAAGGAGTATCTGGCGACTGCGAACGTGAGCTCCGGCGGGGCAAGACGCAAGGCGGACCTGATCGAACTTGTCAAGCAGCATTTTCCGCTGCCATCCTAAGAGCAATAAGGTGGCATCAGGGGATGGCAAG
The nucleotide sequence above comes from Leishmania donovani BPK282A1 complete genome, chromosome 29. Encoded proteins:
- a CDS encoding KU70 protein, putative, whose product is MDEFAEWGEGTTGVVAADSTYTEGLDLDEFREQLWQRNQRDAVVCLVDCNEGMFGVLPAGESAKTTQTGKNGEGAPAHTRGVTKLALLTIGQGAAMSSGAAGGSKAAVGSSPSFFSMTMQCILALLKEKMMCGSKDVVAIVLYNTRTSAPSTGFRGVYVMQEATRIGTECMQKVEQLEAAGAPGSVAYEEFEARIGHWPTASTSPALAAASSASGRAEPKAALPAALAAFPAFKFSEALWEAQRILLSLRSVQAIRHRRLFVFTNRDDPSGGDAHEWNLCRSRACDLGKEGVVLEVFGFGNAGSGGGPHTSGISKVAGTVANTSRGELPISLTAPVGADGTGSCSSGSSASPLFAVSNQRGQSLDPAAATTDTTIGQSGSGQSDSPSPAATGFVQDFFWGPLLREMQMAAARFRASGDGDDLVALAEARGEAFVSGGEGAIYMNSGAGALQQLLVSVVRRAHPQRPFRHCLLRIGGLSGTSTALSATTAAATARDEEEALRVAAVPRMAVSLYVPLMRARLPQREWLDGRTNRMLRRVVHLNARTTAAGRDSDDAGAGNKEGDSGSPTKQLQRLRNEKNCTSESMVRQEDVDPDDLCYYAPVGKERVYFTSEERKRMVEVAATGTEPGFTVLLFKDLVDAVKREHVVRRSSFLHSCVQRGGAHSHRLFVLFVRRLRAKQKVAIAQYCSSTTTAPRLVALVPSPDLTAHPEKRDQVPVDGMGLYVVPLPYAEELRAVPELRTCTRVSKHATPVLADSSVDPTHLELAKQVVSALTVSYQVDAVLNPALQRQYRKLQELARQFFPLADNPLHPAGGTALAKAGEEGPSTDGAEKTPQELDNTLPDYEGMQRFAALFQSFNKEVLGKDYNAFLYCPQPRVAGSATRRPRDSAAGAGAMEAAGPTAASAEEDACNVSIEELIRRAAAENAWDGLIIPQLKEYLATANVSSGGARRKADLIELVKQHFPLPS